In Buchnera aphidicola (Eriosoma grossulariae), a genomic segment contains:
- the dnaG gene encoding DNA primase, producing MHKWKIPQEFINELLVRTNIVDLISSKITLKKIGNNYQSLCPFHHEKTPSFIVNHTKQFYHCFGCKANGNAIDFLMNYEQLNFLESVEELSILNKLNIPKKYDKKFNTYNLFNKNELYLILKKICNIYIHTLLQAKSKIAYQYLIKRGIKKEMIERFSIGFCNNQSNNVIQYYHTINQTEKNHLIKLGIIIDNLNGKKYQHFRNRIIFPIRDKYGKVNGFGGRAIDSYITPKYLNSPETIIFQKRKQIYGIYELLKKNPKPKKIIIVEGYIDVIMLTQYHIKHIVAILGSTITAEQIKFLFRVTDNIIYCYDGDKSGQFASWKSLEISLPFLQDNKSIKFIFLPNGSDPDSIIQQEGTVEFQKRIDNAINFSEFLFSKLLNNLDLSSIEGKAHFSSLIISFINKIPGQIIQFYLRKKLGLTIGILEIEKMNLIINKKNKNKYIIKKIKQTPMRMLISLLIQNPKLSKLVTSKITTINLPIQGFDIFLKLVHICQKNPTYKTSQILELYRDTKIVNILRKLIIWDHMIISEKIKNVFLDLLTKIYNQMLEKKYQLLITKERKKGLNINEKKELWSITINLSKISKKLL from the coding sequence ATGCATAAATGGAAAATACCACAAGAATTCATCAATGAACTACTAGTTCGAACAAACATAGTGGATTTAATTAGCTCAAAAATCACATTAAAAAAAATAGGTAATAATTATCAATCATTATGTCCATTTCATCATGAAAAAACACCATCTTTTATAGTTAATCACACCAAACAATTTTATCACTGTTTTGGATGCAAAGCTAACGGTAATGCTATTGATTTTTTAATGAACTATGAACAATTAAATTTTTTAGAAAGTGTTGAAGAATTATCTATTTTAAATAAATTAAACATACCTAAAAAATATGATAAAAAATTTAATACATATAATTTATTCAATAAAAATGAATTATATTTAATATTAAAAAAAATTTGTAATATATACATACATACATTATTACAAGCAAAATCAAAAATTGCATATCAATATTTAATTAAAAGAGGAATTAAAAAAGAAATGATAGAACGTTTTTCTATTGGATTTTGTAATAATCAATCGAATAATGTTATTCAATACTATCATACAATCAATCAAACTGAAAAAAATCATTTAATTAAATTAGGAATTATTATTGATAATCTTAATGGAAAAAAATATCAACATTTTAGGAATAGAATTATTTTTCCTATTCGTGATAAATACGGTAAAGTTAATGGTTTTGGAGGTAGAGCTATTGATTCTTATATTACACCTAAATATTTAAATTCTCCTGAAACAATAATTTTTCAAAAACGCAAACAAATATATGGAATATATGAATTATTAAAAAAAAATCCTAAACCAAAAAAAATTATAATTGTTGAAGGTTATATAGATGTAATTATGTTAACTCAATATCATATTAAACATATTGTTGCCATACTTGGAAGTACAATTACAGCTGAACAAATTAAATTTCTTTTTCGTGTTACTGATAATATTATTTATTGTTATGATGGAGACAAATCTGGTCAATTTGCATCATGGAAATCTTTAGAAATTTCACTTCCATTTTTACAAGACAATAAAAGTATTAAATTTATTTTTTTACCTAATGGATCTGATCCAGATTCTATTATTCAACAAGAAGGTACAGTTGAATTTCAAAAAAGAATTGATAACGCAATTAACTTTTCAGAATTTTTATTTTCAAAACTTTTAAATAATTTAGATTTATCTTCTATAGAAGGAAAAGCTCATTTTAGTTCTTTAATTATATCATTTATTAATAAAATACCAGGACAAATTATTCAATTTTACCTACGTAAAAAATTAGGATTAACAATAGGTATTCTAGAAATAGAAAAAATGAATCTGATTATTAATAAAAAAAATAAAAACAAATATATTATTAAAAAAATAAAACAAACACCTATGCGTATGCTAATTAGTTTATTAATACAAAATCCTAAATTATCAAAATTAGTGACATCTAAAATAACTACAATTAACCTACCTATTCAAGGATTTGATATTTTTTTAAAATTAGTCCATATATGTCAAAAAAACCCAACGTATAAAACCAGCCAAATATTAGAATTATATAGAGATACAAAAATAGTAAATATTCTCAGGAAATTAATAATTTGGGATCATATGATTATTTCAGAAAAAATTAAAAATGTATTTTTAGATTTATTAACAAAAATATATAATCAAATGTTAGAAAAAAAATATCAATTATTAATAACAAAAGAAAGAAAAAAAGGATTAAATATAAATGAAAAAAAAGAATTATGGTCAATTACAATCAACTTATCAAAAATCTCAAAAAAATTATTATGA
- the rpsU gene encoding 30S ribosomal protein S21, with protein MPIIKIRENEPFDVALRRFKRSCEKAGILSEIRRREFYEKPTTKRKRAKASAVKRLTKKLFRENAKHMRMY; from the coding sequence ATGCCCATAATTAAAATTCGTGAAAATGAACCATTTGATGTAGCATTAAGAAGATTTAAAAGATCTTGTGAAAAAGCAGGGATCTTATCAGAAATTAGAAGACGTGAATTTTATGAAAAACCAACAACAAAAAGAAAAAGAGCAAAAGCATCAGCTGTTAAACGTCTAACTAAAAAATTATTTAGAGAAAATGCTAAACATATGCGAATGTACTAA
- the tsaD gene encoding tRNA (adenosine(37)-N6)-threonylcarbamoyltransferase complex transferase subunit TsaD, translating into MRILGIETSCDDTGIAIYDFRSGILINSVYNQDYIHNNYGGVVPELAARYHANNIACLIKDALKQSNCCLSSIHAIAYTAGPGLIGSLLVGATVGTALAFSLNIPTIPIHHMEGHLLSPMLNNPILNFPFLALLISGGNTQLVYAKKLGEYNLLGMSLDSSVGNTFDKVAKSLGLKYPGGPEISNLAKKGNINRFYFPRPMIKSPGLNFSFSGLRTFTEKTINNNDKDFQTKADIALAFEEAVSDTLTIKCHRALKMINVNNLIIAGGVSANDRIKKKLKNLMSKLNGNFYYPKLEFCTDNGAMIAYAGLLRFKSGEHYSNLNIHVFPKWLLSDLSFLKKK; encoded by the coding sequence ATGCGTATATTAGGTATAGAAACTTCTTGTGATGATACAGGAATTGCGATATATGATTTTCGATCTGGGATTTTGATAAATAGTGTATATAATCAAGATTATATTCATAATAATTATGGAGGGGTAGTTCCAGAACTAGCTGCTAGATATCATGCTAACAATATTGCTTGTTTAATAAAAGATGCTTTAAAACAATCAAATTGTTGTTTAAGTTCAATCCATGCTATTGCATATACTGCTGGTCCTGGATTAATTGGTTCATTATTAGTAGGAGCTACTGTTGGAACAGCATTGGCTTTTTCTTTAAATATACCAACAATTCCAATACATCATATGGAAGGACATTTGTTATCTCCAATGTTAAATAATCCTATTTTAAATTTTCCATTTTTAGCTTTATTGATTTCCGGTGGTAATACTCAATTAGTTTATGCTAAAAAACTAGGAGAATATAATTTATTAGGAATGTCTTTAGATTCTTCTGTAGGTAATACATTCGATAAAGTAGCCAAGTCATTAGGATTAAAATATCCTGGAGGACCTGAAATTTCTAATTTAGCTAAAAAAGGCAATATCAATAGATTTTATTTTCCTCGTCCTATGATTAAATCTCCAGGTTTAAATTTTAGTTTTTCTGGCTTGCGTACATTTACAGAAAAAACTATTAATAATAATGATAAAGATTTTCAAACTAAAGCGGATATTGCTTTAGCTTTTGAAGAAGCAGTATCTGATACTTTAACTATTAAATGTCATCGGGCGTTAAAAATGATTAATGTAAACAATTTAATTATAGCTGGAGGTGTTAGTGCTAATGATAGAATTAAAAAAAAATTAAAAAATTTAATGTCAAAACTCAATGGAAATTTTTATTATCCAAAATTAGAATTTTGTACTGACAATGGTGCTATGATAGCATATGCTGGATTATTAAGGTTTAAATCTGGAGAACATTATTCTAATTTAAATATTCATGTTTTTCCAAAATGGTTATTGTCGGATTTGAGTTTTTTAAAAAAAAAATAA
- the ribB gene encoding 3,4-dihydroxy-2-butanone-4-phosphate synthase, translating to MKKNILSKFGNSNQRITNAIKAFKQGQGIILLDDENRENEGDLIFPAETMTIEQMAFTIRHGSGIVCLCITESRRKQLELSMMVKKNTSKYTTPFTITIEASKGISTGVSASDRITTIKTAIAEQAKPSDLNQPGHVFPLCAHSEGILARSGHTEATIELTKLAGFQPTGVLCELTNQDGSMARINEVVQFAKIHNMCVLTIKDLIQYLYN from the coding sequence ATGAAGAAAAATATTTTATCTAAATTTGGAAATTCTAATCAAAGAATAACAAATGCTATTAAAGCGTTCAAACAAGGACAAGGAATAATACTATTAGACGATGAAAATCGTGAAAATGAAGGTGATTTAATTTTTCCAGCAGAAACTATGACAATAGAACAAATGGCTTTCACTATTAGACATGGCAGTGGAATTGTTTGTTTATGTATTACAGAATCACGTAGAAAACAATTAGAATTGTCTATGATGGTTAAAAAAAATACCAGTAAATATACTACTCCTTTTACTATTACTATTGAAGCATCAAAAGGAATATCAACTGGAGTATCTGCTTCAGATAGAATAACAACCATTAAAACTGCCATAGCAGAACAAGCAAAACCTAGTGATCTTAATCAACCTGGGCATGTTTTTCCATTATGCGCTCATTCAGAAGGTATTTTAGCTAGATCTGGTCATACTGAAGCCACAATTGAACTAACAAAATTAGCAGGATTTCAACCAACAGGTGTTTTATGCGAATTAACCAACCAAGACGGTTCTATGGCACGTATTAATGAAGTAGTTCAATTTGCAAAAATACATAATATGTGTGTATTAACAATAAAAGATTTAATTCAATATTTATATAATTAA
- a CDS encoding tRNA CCA-pyrophosphorylase (catalyzes the addition and repair of the 3'-terminal CCA sequence in tRNA; these proteins belong to the CCA-adding enzyme subfamily 2 which does not have phosphohydrolase activity) — protein MEIYLVGGAVRDSLLNLPIKDKDWVVVGATIEILLKLNFQQVGKEFPVFLHPVSHEEYALARTEYKSGKGYYGFKTNFSPEVTLYDDLMRRDLTINAIAKNMFGDFIDPYFGRLDLKNRILRHVSPAFVDDPLRVLRVARFAATLSHLGFSIAEETLLLMESIVKKRELLFLQSNRIWKETEKALITNNPHVYFQVLYACNALMIIFPEINQLFNVGMFHFLSDIIVLNIDLFKHVSLVSKKTTDLDVRFSCLFQCIYFKNNVINLFDENKNLYIYNYILLIKKFFKRFNIPIYIRDLVLLIIKYHSFMINIIYFNSYDIVLFLSKIDSWRKPIRIKKLSVLINSYCKLNVNNRSKNILPGDFLTIAYSITSTISAKSILHLGLKGIQIRNELIRLRSIKLNLWRKQFLLK, from the coding sequence ATGGAAATATATTTAGTTGGTGGAGCTGTTCGGGATAGTTTATTAAATTTACCTATAAAAGATAAGGACTGGGTTGTTGTTGGAGCTACTATAGAGATATTATTAAAACTTAATTTTCAACAAGTAGGAAAAGAATTTCCGGTTTTTTTACATCCAGTCAGTCATGAAGAATATGCTTTGGCCAGAACTGAATATAAATCAGGTAAAGGATATTACGGATTTAAAACAAATTTTTCTCCAGAAGTAACGTTATATGATGATTTAATGCGAAGAGATTTAACTATAAATGCTATTGCTAAAAATATGTTTGGTGATTTCATAGATCCATATTTTGGTAGATTGGATTTAAAAAATAGAATTTTAAGACATGTATCACCTGCTTTTGTAGATGATCCTTTACGAGTTTTAAGAGTGGCTCGTTTTGCTGCTACTTTATCTCATCTAGGTTTTTCTATTGCAGAAGAAACGTTATTGCTAATGGAATCAATAGTAAAAAAAAGAGAATTATTATTTTTACAGTCAAATAGAATTTGGAAGGAAACAGAAAAAGCATTAATAACTAATAATCCTCATGTATATTTTCAGGTATTATATGCATGTAATGCTTTAATGATTATATTTCCAGAAATTAATCAATTATTTAATGTTGGAATGTTTCATTTTTTATCTGATATTATTGTACTAAATATTGATTTGTTTAAACATGTATCTTTAGTATCAAAAAAAACAACAGATTTAGATGTAAGATTTTCCTGTTTGTTTCAATGTATATATTTTAAAAATAATGTTATAAATTTGTTTGATGAAAATAAGAATTTATATATTTATAATTATATTTTATTAATTAAAAAATTTTTTAAACGTTTTAATATCCCTATTTATATTCGAGATTTAGTATTATTAATTATTAAATATCATTCTTTTATGATAAATATTATATATTTTAATTCTTATGATATTGTATTATTTTTAAGTAAAATTGACTCATGGAGAAAACCGATTAGAATTAAAAAATTATCTGTATTGATAAATTCATATTGCAAATTAAATGTGAATAATAGATCTAAAAATATATTACCAGGAGATTTTTTAACTATTGCATATTCTATTACATCAACTATATCTGCTAAATCAATTTTACATTTAGGATTAAAAGGCATTCAAATAAGAAACGAATTAATTCGTTTAAGATCTATAAAATTAAATTTATGGAGAAAACAGTTTTTATTAAAATGA
- the crr gene encoding PTS glucose transporter subunit IIA, which produces MGIFSNLFGKKKNNTFKQLEIISPISGYIVDLETVPDPVFSEKIAGDGIAIKPSGDQILAPINGTIGKIFKTKHAFSIESENSDLEMFVHFGIDTIKLKGEGFTQIAEEGQKVKKGDLILKYNLSFLEKNAKSTITPVIISNMDEIIELKKVKGKVIAGITIIMYVKK; this is translated from the coding sequence ATGGGCATATTTTCTAATTTATTTGGTAAAAAAAAAAACAATACCTTTAAGCAATTAGAAATTATATCTCCAATATCAGGTTATATTGTAGATCTTGAAACAGTTCCAGATCCTGTTTTTTCAGAAAAAATTGCTGGAGATGGAATAGCTATCAAACCATCTGGTGATCAAATTTTAGCACCCATAAATGGAACTATCGGAAAAATTTTTAAAACTAAACATGCATTTTCTATAGAATCTGAAAATAGTGATCTTGAAATGTTTGTGCATTTCGGAATTGATACAATCAAATTAAAAGGTGAAGGATTTACTCAAATTGCAGAAGAAGGACAAAAAGTAAAAAAAGGAGATTTAATACTAAAATACAATCTATCATTTTTAGAAAAAAATGCAAAATCAACTATTACACCTGTAATTATTTCAAATATGGATGAAATTATAGAATTAAAAAAAGTGAAAGGAAAAGTTATTGCTGGCATAACTATTATAATGTATGTAAAAAAATAA
- the ptsI gene encoding phosphoenolpyruvate-protein phosphotransferase PtsI codes for MISGILASPGIAFGKVLLFIKPKIIINKNQISYESIDQEIKKFLRAKKITIKQLETIKQTTEKKLGKEKSDIFEGYILLIEDTEFEQDIIQLIKKQKKTADAAIHIVIERQAQIIENLNDEYLKNRATDIRDLGNQLLKNIFNINNIMIDKINKNVILIAQDLTPSETIQINLKYILGFITDLGGKTSHTSIMARSLEIPAIVGTGNITSQVKNGDFVIIDAINNKIFINPSKEEILNSEKFKKKYLQEKNELKKIKFLPAISLDGHKIEISSNIGDIRDIVNAKKYGSESIGLYRTEFLFMERDKLPDEEEQFIAYKNIAKAMKNKSVIIRTMDIGGDKNLPYMNLPKEENPFLGWRAIRILMDRKEILYTQLKAILRASFFGKLKILFPMIISVEEIQILKKELNIIKQQLYEENILFDEKIEIGIMIETPASAIISNYLAKEVDFFSIGTNDLTQYTLAVDRGNKLISNLYDPMSPSVLKLIKQVIDASHNEGKWTGMCGELAGDPHATMILFGMGLDEFSMSPSSIPIVKKIIRNSRYSSAIELANKVLSLSTSKDIINLIHQFNANYI; via the coding sequence ATGATTTCAGGGATTTTAGCATCACCAGGTATTGCATTTGGAAAAGTTTTATTGTTTATCAAACCAAAAATTATTATTAATAAAAATCAAATTTCTTATGAATCCATTGATCAAGAAATCAAAAAATTTTTAAGAGCTAAAAAAATAACAATAAAACAACTAGAAACCATCAAACAAACAACAGAAAAAAAACTAGGAAAAGAAAAATCAGATATATTTGAAGGATATATTCTTTTAATTGAAGATACAGAATTTGAACAAGACATTATACAGTTAATAAAAAAACAAAAAAAAACAGCGGACGCTGCCATTCATATTGTTATTGAAAGACAAGCTCAAATTATTGAAAATTTAAATGATGAATATTTAAAAAATCGTGCAACAGATATTCGTGACTTAGGAAATCAATTACTTAAAAATATTTTTAATATAAATAATATCATGATTGATAAAATTAACAAAAATGTAATTTTAATTGCTCAAGATTTAACACCTTCAGAAACAATACAAATAAACTTAAAATACATACTAGGATTCATCACAGATTTAGGAGGTAAAACATCTCATACATCAATTATGGCTCGTTCCTTAGAAATTCCTGCTATAGTAGGCACTGGTAACATTACCAGTCAAGTTAAAAATGGTGACTTTGTAATAATTGATGCTATTAATAATAAAATATTCATTAACCCGTCCAAAGAAGAAATTCTAAATAGTGAAAAATTTAAAAAAAAATATTTACAAGAAAAAAATGAATTAAAAAAAATAAAATTTTTACCAGCTATTAGTTTAGATGGACATAAAATAGAAATTAGTTCTAATATCGGAGATATTCGTGATATTGTGAATGCTAAAAAATACGGATCAGAATCTATTGGTTTATATAGAACTGAATTTTTATTTATGGAACGTGATAAACTACCTGACGAAGAAGAACAATTTATAGCTTATAAAAATATTGCTAAAGCAATGAAAAATAAATCAGTCATAATTCGTACTATGGATATTGGAGGAGATAAAAATTTACCATATATGAATCTTCCTAAAGAAGAAAATCCATTTTTAGGATGGAGAGCGATTAGAATATTAATGGACAGAAAGGAAATTTTGTATACACAATTAAAAGCTATTCTTAGAGCTTCATTTTTTGGTAAATTAAAAATACTTTTCCCTATGATTATTTCAGTAGAAGAAATTCAAATTCTAAAAAAAGAATTAAATATAATAAAACAACAATTATATGAAGAAAATATATTATTTGACGAAAAAATAGAAATCGGAATAATGATTGAAACTCCTGCTTCTGCTATCATTTCTAATTATTTAGCTAAAGAAGTTGATTTTTTTAGTATAGGAACAAATGATTTAACACAATACACTCTAGCAGTTGATAGAGGGAATAAATTAATTTCAAATTTATATGATCCAATGAGCCCATCTGTTTTAAAATTAATTAAACAAGTTATTGATGCTTCACATAATGAAGGAAAATGGACTGGAATGTGTGGAGAATTAGCAGGAGATCCTCACGCTACAATGATTTTATTTGGAATGGGATTAGATGAGTTTAGTATGAGTCCTTCTTCTATACCTATTGTAAAAAAAATAATTCGTAATAGCCGATATTCCTCTGCTATTGAATTAGCAAATAAAGTATTATCTTTATCTACTTCAAAAGATATTATTAATTTAATCCATCAATTTAATGCAAATTATATTTAA
- a CDS encoding HPr family phosphocarrier protein produces the protein MFQKTITILSPHGLHIRPAAQFVKEAKNFHSEINIEANGKTVNAKSLFKLQTLGLTQGSQIILSAEGKDEKIAVEHLEKLLSILK, from the coding sequence ATGTTTCAAAAAACTATAACAATATTATCACCCCATGGACTACATATCCGTCCTGCTGCGCAATTTGTAAAAGAAGCTAAAAATTTTCATTCCGAAATTAATATAGAAGCTAATGGAAAGACTGTGAATGCAAAAAGTTTATTTAAACTACAAACATTAGGATTAACACAAGGAAGTCAAATTATTTTATCTGCAGAAGGCAAAGATGAAAAAATAGCTGTAGAACATTTAGAAAAATTATTATCAATATTAAAATAA
- the cysK gene encoding cysteine synthase A: protein MNQIYPDNSLTIGNTPLVRLNKIGHGNIFVKIESQNPSFSVKCRIGANMVWNAEKNGLLKENMEIIEATSGNTGIALAFVAAARNYKITLAMPENMSTERKKLLLALGAKLELTDSNQGMKGAIEIAKKIASTNTKKYILLEQFNNPSNPEIHEKTTGPEIWKDTNGEFDIFVSAVGTGGTFTGVTRYLKKNKKKIELISIVVEPSESPVITQKLSGKTLTPGPHQIQGIGAGFIPKNLDLTLIDKVICISSEKAIATAKQIIKEEGILVGISSGAAVAAAIKLQNQNEKFMNKKIVVILPSSGERYLSTNLFSEIQI from the coding sequence ATGAATCAAATTTATCCAGATAACTCTTTAACGATTGGTAATACACCATTAGTACGTCTTAATAAAATTGGACATGGAAATATTTTTGTAAAAATAGAATCTCAAAATCCTAGTTTTAGCGTAAAATGTCGAATTGGAGCAAATATGGTATGGAATGCAGAAAAAAATGGATTGTTAAAAGAAAATATGGAAATTATTGAAGCTACTAGTGGCAATACTGGTATTGCTTTAGCATTTGTAGCAGCTGCCAGAAATTATAAAATTACTCTTGCAATGCCTGAAAATATGTCAACAGAAAGAAAAAAATTACTACTAGCATTAGGAGCTAAATTAGAATTAACAGATAGCAACCAAGGAATGAAAGGAGCAATAGAAATAGCTAAAAAAATTGCATCAACAAATACTAAAAAATATATTTTATTAGAACAATTTAACAATCCATCCAATCCAGAAATACATGAAAAAACTACTGGTCCAGAAATATGGAAAGATACCAACGGAGAATTTGATATTTTTGTTTCTGCTGTTGGAACTGGAGGTACATTTACAGGTGTAACAAGATATTTAAAAAAAAATAAAAAAAAAATAGAATTAATCAGTATAGTAGTAGAACCTAGTGAATCACCAGTCATTACACAAAAATTATCAGGGAAAACACTTACTCCTGGACCTCATCAAATACAAGGTATTGGAGCTGGATTTATTCCTAAAAATTTAGATTTAACATTAATTGATAAAGTAATTTGTATTTCTAGTGAAAAAGCAATTGCTACTGCAAAACAAATAATAAAAGAAGAAGGTATTTTAGTTGGTATTTCTTCTGGAGCTGCTGTTGCTGCTGCAATAAAATTACAAAATCAAAATGAAAAATTTATGAATAAAAAAATTGTTGTGATTCTTCCTTCTTCTGGAGAACGATATTTAAGTACAAATTTATTTTCAGAAATACAAATATAA
- the ligA gene encoding NAD-dependent DNA ligase LigA, which yields MNNTKKNIDKLKKKIFYHNYLYYTLDNPKISDYEYDLLVQKLQLLEKKKSTLIDHDSPSQIIGSDLLIDLGTIKHFSPMLSLNNINDISQYIHFEKKIRSNFNSQQEISFCCELKLDGIAVNLIYKNGLLLKAGTRGNGLIGENVTDNIKTIKSIPMVLNGNNIPELLEVRGEVIMSHQDFLNLNEISKNSGGKVFANPRNAAAGSLRHINKNITKERNLMFFCHGLGIYKSNIIKFNSHFNIFKHFKEWGLPVPNDVTLCFNYEEILSYYNYVKKNRLLFNFDIDGIVIKLDSIILQNQLGNNARAPRWAIACKFISKKNITKILNIQFQVGRTGIITPVAELIPVFLSGVIIKKVSLYNKNEMYKLGVCIGDIVTITRSGDVIPKILSVDLSNRKKNQLKFVSFPIHCPICFSLLTETETKVIRCIAGFSCIAQRKKKIVHFFSKKALYIKGLGSFIINQLVDKNHINNPVDIFFLKKNNFLNLSRLGNKSISKILNAIEHSKKTTLYRLLYGLGIQDIGESIAKKLSYYFKNIDNIMNANIKDLMSVNTIGNKLAVNIFSFMQEKNNIILLDKLKRIYLIYEDNF from the coding sequence ATGAATAATACAAAAAAAAATATAGATAAATTAAAGAAAAAAATTTTTTATCATAATTATTTATATTATACATTAGATAATCCAAAAATTTCTGACTATGAATATGATTTATTAGTACAAAAATTACAATTATTAGAAAAAAAAAAATCAACTCTCATAGATCATGATTCTCCTAGTCAAATTATTGGATCTGATTTATTAATTGATTTAGGAACTATAAAACATTTTTCGCCTATGTTATCATTAAATAACATTAATGATATTAGTCAATATATTCATTTTGAAAAAAAAATTAGATCTAATTTTAATTCACAACAAGAAATTTCTTTTTGTTGTGAATTAAAATTAGATGGTATAGCTGTTAATTTAATATACAAAAATGGTTTATTATTAAAAGCAGGAACAAGAGGTAATGGTTTAATTGGAGAAAACGTAACTGATAATATTAAAACGATTAAGTCTATCCCTATGGTTTTGAATGGTAATAATATACCAGAATTATTAGAAGTACGTGGTGAAGTAATTATGTCACATCAAGATTTTTTGAATTTAAATGAAATTTCTAAAAATTCTGGTGGTAAAGTTTTTGCTAACCCTAGAAACGCAGCAGCTGGTTCTTTAAGACATATAAATAAAAATATTACCAAAGAAAGAAATTTAATGTTTTTTTGTCATGGTTTAGGTATATATAAAAGTAATATAATTAAATTTAATAGTCATTTTAATATTTTTAAGCATTTTAAAGAATGGGGTTTACCAGTACCGAATGATGTAACATTGTGTTTTAATTATGAAGAAATTTTGTCATATTACAATTATGTGAAAAAAAATCGTTTGTTATTTAATTTTGATATTGATGGTATAGTTATTAAATTGGATTCTATTATTTTACAAAATCAATTAGGGAATAATGCCCGTGCTCCACGTTGGGCTATAGCATGTAAGTTTATTTCAAAAAAAAATATAACAAAAATATTAAATATTCAATTTCAAGTGGGACGAACTGGTATAATTACTCCGGTAGCTGAATTAATTCCTGTTTTTTTATCTGGGGTCATTATAAAAAAAGTTTCATTATATAATAAAAATGAAATGTATAAACTTGGTGTTTGTATTGGAGATATTGTTACTATTACTCGATCTGGGGATGTAATTCCAAAAATATTATCTGTAGATTTATCAAATCGGAAAAAAAATCAATTGAAATTTGTTTCATTTCCTATTCATTGTCCTATTTGTTTTTCATTGTTAACAGAAACTGAAACAAAAGTGATTCGTTGCATTGCAGGTTTTTCATGCATAGCACAAAGGAAGAAAAAAATAGTTCATTTTTTTTCTAAAAAAGCATTATATATAAAAGGATTGGGTTCATTTATTATAAATCAATTAGTTGATAAAAATCATATTAATAATCCTGTTGATATATTTTTTTTAAAGAAAAATAATTTTTTGAATTTATCTAGATTAGGTAATAAATCAATTTCAAAAATTTTGAATGCTATTGAGCATTCTAAAAAAACAACTTTATATAGATTGTTATATGGATTGGGTATACAGGATATTGGTGAAAGTATAGCTAAAAAATTATCATATTATTTTAAAAATATTGATAATATTATGAATGCTAATATAAAAGATTTAATGTCTGTAAATACTATAGGTAATAAATTAGCTGTAAATATATTTAGTTTTATGCAAGAAAAAAATAATATAATTTTACTTGATAAATTAAAAAGAATTTATTTAATTTATGAAGATAATTTTTAA